One Pichia kudriavzevii chromosome 3, complete sequence genomic window carries:
- a CDS encoding uncharacterized protein (PKUD0C07130; similar to Saccharomyces cerevisiae YDL066W (IDP1); ancestral locus Anc_4.254), translating into MFAASTRAHLRLAAIKRHFSTSPCALEKIHVKNPIVELDGDEMTRIIWSDIKNKLILPYLDVDLKYYDLSIQSRDASDDQITVDAANAIKKYGVGIKCATITPDEARVKEFGLKKMWLSPNGTIRNILGGTVFREPIVIGSGPDKAPNDIEIPRLVPGWKKPIIIGRHAHADQYKATDFVVPEAGTLEVTFTPKDPRGEKINRTVYEYKGPGVALSMYNTEESIRGFAHSSFKMALNRKAPLFLSTKNTILKKYDGKFKDIFQEIYETTYKAEFESKGLTYEHRLIDDMVAQMLKSQGGFVLALKNYDGDVQSDIVAQGFGSLGLMTSVLMTPDGKAFESEAAHGTVTRHYRKYQQGEETSTNSIASIFAWTRGIAQRGKLDATPEVVEFANTLEKCVLDTVSKDGIMTKDLALLVKKKEYATTEGFLDAVAARLSKNIKV; encoded by the coding sequence ATGTTTGCTGCCTCCACACGTGCCCATTTGAGACTTGCTGCAATTAAAAGACACTTCTCCACATCACCATGCGCCTTGGAGAAAATCCACGTTAAGAATCCTATTGTTGAGTTAGATGGTGACGAAATGACCAGAATCATTTGGTCGGATAtaaaaaacaagttgattCTTCCCTATCTCGACGTTGATTTGAAATACTACGATCTATCCATCCAATCCAGAGACGCGTCCGACGATCAGATCACCGTTGATGCTGCAAATGCCATCAAAAAGTATGGTGTTGGAATCAAGTGTGCAACCATCACTCCTGACGAGGCAAGAGTGAAGGAATTCggtttgaagaaaatgtgGTTGTCTCCAAATGGTACAATCAGAAACATCCTTGGCGGTACTGTTTTCAGAGAACCGATTGTAATTGGCTCTGGCCCAGACAAGGCTCCTAACGATATCGAGATTCCAAGGTTGGTTCCTGGTTGGAAGAAGCCAATTATTATCGGTAGACACGCACATGCTGACCAGTACAAGGCAACCGATTTTGTTGTTCCCGAAGCCGGCACTTTGGAAGTTACCTTCACTCCAAAGGATCCAAGGGGcgagaaaatcaacaggACCGTCTACGAATACAAGGGTCCCGGTGTTGCCCTATCCATGTACAACACCGAAGAGTCTATCAGAGGCTTTGCACATTCATCCTTTAAGATGGCTTTGAACAGAAAGGCGCCATTGTTTTTGTCAACAAAGAATACcatcttgaagaaatacgACGGTAAATTCAAGGATAtctttcaagaaatttATGAAACCACATATAAGGCTGAATTTGAATCTAAAGGTTTAACTTATGAACACAGATTGATAGATGATATGGTTGCacaaatgttgaaatctCAAGGTGGCTTTGTCTTAGCCTTGAAAAATTACGACGGTGATGTCCAATCCGATATTGTTGCCCAAGGTTTTGGCTCCCTAGGTTTGATGACCTCTGTATTGATGACTCCAGATGGAAAGGCCTTTGAATCCGAAGCTGCTCATGGTACTGTCACCAGACATTACAGGAAATATCAACAGGGTGAAGAAACTTCCACAAATTCCATTGCTTCAATCTTTGCATGGACCAGGGGTATTGCCCAAAGGGGTAAGTTGGACGCCACTCCTGAAGTCGTTGAGTTTGCAAACACCTTGGAAAAATGTGTCTTAGATACCGTATCCAAGGATGGCATCATGACAAAGGATTTGGCCTTGCTagtcaagaagaaggaatATGCAACTACCGAAGGCTTCCTTGATGCCGTTGCAGCAAGATTATCAAAAAACATCAAAGTTTGA
- a CDS encoding uncharacterized protein (PKUD0C07140; similar to Saccharomyces cerevisiae YIL147C (SLN1); ancestral locus Anc_5.700), translating to MLFHKHRLRISIRTQLIALVLFVAMFSLLVLAIVTGVYFTSVLTNTRAQKLEVVAELKSAQLQQTMDTNYFDVLQLSEREVVQRALTIRKAGNTSRAALQSVQQLLEQTLDATTSMSYARIYDLDLELVANVSHSYATYNASEEALNELFILDKYRTEDITTIPNSLLNNRGYLLGPVQDEEAYFYSLTLPIYANESILVPQQFLSGYITVALNMRTVNSTLDEAKNTEYTSINYISPVSSSNNITDYVGFRYIFSNPVLEESNIDTEETFPLKAYQPAVQVFTDASDLGSYTKLKNPAEQIVALGYSVIDLRLATWLVTVEQVHSEFEGPITKLIKIMVGLCIGLAAAMCIITFPLAHYGVRPILKLQKATEDITERRGLKKKRRKHINAFQKMMKGSFHENHNKLDHQLGDKEDEKNISFSNPSSPDSMHFPVAHSSPTSVRNSWNGSSNDSLGNSFSQEYGDSLNSSNVQRHSDNQIVPSIVQTNGIFFDELTELTEAFNVMTMELDRQYTHLEDRVRARTKELEKAKIQADLARQQAEKANEAKTVFIANISHELRTPLNGILGMTSVAMGEKDIDKIQNSLELIFKSGELLLHILVQLLTFSKNQLDKSKLQKKNFLITEVASQIKFIFGKAAVDQDVNLIISLKPNLIRKIILYGDSNRIIQVVMNLVSNSLKFTPENGTVKVLIELLGTYDEERSKNSNYEKVYVKGFEKDMSHYHVRPIESSLHVNGEDSKICSTDTSSIISSKSTSTLSTLRSSVYIKSLSELYKTPNTEIQYFNDDQFIESDIQKSSDLHQRNHKCYRFGNIDENCVIRFSVSDTGTGIDKSLQDKIFDAFIQGDQTLSRSHGGTGLGLSICKQFAKMMHGTLTLDSEVGRGSTFTFTIPLPRAGEIIMDDDEFEEFSKDDFNDKYNKKKKVTFLDDGESSVKSPNNKYPKSNASTFSHSQESNETPEGDHQTYVKPELVTRASTGTAQSYKSSKSHLSSSVIPPALAEESGWDLKLLVAEDNLVNQEVVKRMLELEGITNISMARDGKDAVEFVRETINSKTEPYDLILMDVQMPNMDGLTATKIIRTELGYTGPIVALTAFADISNEKGCIDAGMSGFLSKPIRRNLLVGILKQLFDDKDKNTRRSI from the coding sequence ATGTTGTTCCACAAACATAGGTTGAGGATTTCCATTAGGACTCAGTTGATTGCATTGGTTCTTTTTGTTGCCATGTTCTCACTACTCGTGTTGGCCATAGTGACGGGTGTTTATTTCACTTCTGTATTGACAAATACCAGGGCACAGAAGTTAGAAGTCGTTGCCGAGTTGAAGAGTGCCCAATTACAACAGACTATGGATACAAACTACTTTGATGTTCTGCAATTAAGTGAACGAGAAGTTGTTCAGAGAGCCCTTACAATTAGGAAAGCAGGCAACACGTCACGTGCGGCGTTACAGAGCGTTCAACAACTACTAGAACAGACATTGGATGCCACCACCTCCATGTCTTATGCAAGAATATACGACTTGGACCTAGAATTGGTGGCTAATGTCTCTCACTCGTACGCAACCTATAATGCCTCAGAGGAGGCCTTGAACGAATTATTCATCTTGGACAAATATAGAACTGAAGATATCACAACCATACCAAACAGTCTCCTGAATAATAGGGGGTATCTGTTAGGACCCGTGCAGGATGAAGAGGCATATTTCTATTCCCTAACGCTTCCCATATACGCTAACGAGTCCATCTTGGTCCCGCAACAGTTTTTGTCGGGCTATATAACAGTTGCCCTAAATATGAGGACAGTCAATAGTACCTTGGATGAAGCGAAAAATACCGAATATACCTCCATCAACTACATATCTCCAGTGTCATCATCCAATAACATCACAGATTATGTGGGGTTCAGATACATTTTCTCTAATCCCGTCTTGGAAGAGAGCAATATTGACACCGAAGAAACTTTCCCACTCAAGGCTTATCAACCAGCAGTACAGGTATTTACCGACGCTTCAGATCTGGGGAGTTATACCAAGCTTAAAAACCCAGCAGAACAGATTGTAGCTCTTGGATATTCTGTTATAGACCTGCGGTTGGCAACATGGCTAGTCACTGTTGAACAAGTCCATTCCGAATTCGAAGGACCCATTACaaaattgatcaaaatTATGGTGGGGCTATGTATAGGATTGGCGGCAGCAATGTGTATCATCACGTTTCCCTTGGCTCACTATGGAGTACGACCTATTTTGAAGCTCCAGAAGGCGACCGAAGATATCACAGAAAGGAGGGGactgaaaaagaaaagaaggaaacaTATCAATGCATttcagaaaatgatgaaagGTTCTTTCCATGAAAATCATAATAAACTTGATCACCAATTGGGAGATAAGGAGGATGAGAAGAATATTTCCTTTAGTAATCCCTCTAGTCCAGATAGTATGCATTTTCCGGTAGCACATTCAAGTCCTACAAGTGTGCGTAACAGCTGGAATGGGTCGTCCAATGATAGTTTGGGTAATAGTTTTTCACAAGAATATGGAGATTCTTTAAATAGTTCCAACGTACAAAGGCATTCAGATAATCAGATTGTGCCTTCAATTGTTCAAACAAATggtatattttttgatgaattgacAGAGCTAACGGAAGCATTCAATGTAATGACTATGGAATTGGACAGACAATATACTCATCTTGAAGATCGTGTTCGTGcaagaacaaaagaattggaGAAGGCTAAGATTCAAGCCGATCTAGCCAGACAGCAGGCAGAGAAAGCTAATGAAGCGAAGACGGTTTTCATAGCAAACATTTCACACGAGCTGCGAACGCCTCTTAATGGTATACTTGGTATGACTTCCGTAGCGATGGGTGAAAAAGACATTGACAAGATCCAAAATAGTTTAgaattgattttcaaaagtggTGAATTATTGTTGCATATCCTAGTGCAGCTTCTaacattttccaaaaatcAGTTGGATAAGTCAAAattacaaaagaaaaacttccTAATAACGGAAGTGGCGTCCcaaatcaaatttatttttggaaagGCAGCCGTTGACCAGGATGTGAACTTGATCATCTCCCTAAAGCCCAACTTGATTAGAAAAATTATATTATACGGAGATTCCAATAGAATAATTCAAGTTGTAATGAACCTCGTTAGTAATTCCTTGAAATTCACACCCGAGAATGGAACTGTCAAAGTACTGATTGAATTATTAGGCACATACGATGAAGAGCGTTCTAAGAACTCAAACTACGAGAAAGTGTATGTCAAAGGCTTTGAAAAAGACATGAGCCACTACCATGTCAGACCAATTGAAAGTTCACTCCATGTTAACGGTGAGGACTCCAAAATTTGCTCTACTGATACATCATCGATTATCTCCTCCAAAAGCACATCTACGTTATCCACTCTCCGATCTTCAGTATATATCAAATCATTGTCAGAACTATACAAAACTCCAAATACagaaattcaatattttaATGACGACCAGTTTATAGAATCTGATATACAAAAGTCTTCTGATTTGCATCAGAGAAATCATAAGTGCTACAGATTTGGCAATATAGATGAGAACTGTGTCATTAGATTTTCTGTAAGTGATACGGGTACTGGTATTGACAAATCTTTACAAGACAAGATATTTGACGCATTCATACAAGGTGATCAAACATTATCCAGATCGCACGGTGGTACCGGTTTAGGTTTGTCCATTTGTAAGCAATTTGCAAAGATGATGCATGGTACTCTAACATTAGACTCCGAAGTGGGAAGAGGTTCTACTTTCACATTCACAATACCTCTACCCCGAGCAGGAGAAATAATCatggatgatgatgagtttgaagaattttcaaaagatgatttcaatgataaatataataagaaaaaaaaagtcacCTTTTTGGACGATGGTGAAAGCTCGGTTAAATCTCCAAATAATAAgtatccaaaatcaaatgcCTCGACATTCAGTCATTCGCAGGAATCTAACGAAACTCCTGAAGGAGATCATCAGACCTATGTCAAGCCCGAGTTGGTCACACGAGCTTCAACAGGTACTGCCCAATCGTACAAATCAAGCAAATCACATTTGTCCTCCTCTGTCATTCCTCCTGCTCTAGCTGAGGAAAGTGGCTGGGACTTGAAACTGTTGGTTGCTGAAGATAACCTGGTCAACCAAGAAGTCGTTAAAAGAATGCTAGAATTGGAAGGTATAACAAATATATCTATGGCCAGGGATGGTAAGGATGCCGTGGAATTTGTGCGTGAAACTATAAACTCTAAAACAGAACCCTATGATTTGATTCTAATGGATGTTCAGATGCCCAACATGGATGGTCTAACGGCGACAAAGATCATAAGAACAGAATTGGGATATACCGGGCCGATAGTCGCATTGACTGCCTTTGCAGATATTTCCAATGAAAAGGGATGTATTGATGCAGGTATGTCGGGCTTTTTGTCCAAGCCTATCCGAAGAAACCTGTTGGTTGGTATCTTGAAACAAttatttgatgataaagACAAAAATACGAGGAGGTCCATCTGA
- a CDS encoding uncharacterized protein (PKUD0C07150; similar to Saccharomyces cerevisiae YIL150C (MCM10); ancestral locus Anc_5.703): MRASSDTAVAISELNKSLQKSRELLQQSEERERERFERAQSMPFRAGFDYMNIPENYNEDVKSNKSDFTNPTEYDKRKDPAYDIYSKMYISKRYIPESVLKDQISDTPTLRLPELFAKLPQYIQQLRDMNFIVVGVVTRKNIGYTNNGRSKYIKMQISNFHTDIMLLLYDEAQQKHFKVHTGSLIAIMNPEILDANYQRYDKKKGSYSYFMLKVASHTSIIEYARARDVGTCLGNGKTPCKQLVNLRESRYCPTHQEQKIDRNASNRNEMGSNYRTFAPVDEKGNKQVMVVTERQIQAYDLAQSHSVKASGLAIEKAPKNVPLAPGKFANKMVVTDFSNPITIENMKTKEEKNRHHFTSFSASNAFLNDAVNKNALRKQEEQHEIDQKLLKKKMDIDVSLKRKHQKSLEALEMKKRLKVQSLERMRTLSQATKTEKSLRKDKKLVEKLKKERHEIQKHVDLVKVKKTDVDVANTTNRIVINTTAHEVTLSSDEDSDLEIDM, translated from the coding sequence ATGAGGGCTTCAAGCGATACAGCTGTCGCTATATCCGAGTTAAACAAGTCATTGCAGAAGAGCAGGGAGCTGCTACAACAATCTGAAGAAAGGGAGCGTGAGAGGTTTGAGCGGGCGCAGTCAATGCCATTCAGAGCTGGGTTTGATTATATGAACATTCCAGAAAATTACAACGAAGATGTCAAATCTAATAAATCTGATTTCACAAATCCAACCGAGTACGACAAGAGGAAAGATCCAGCTTACGATATATACTCAAAGATGTATATATCTAAACGATACATACCTGAAAGTGTACTTAAAGATCAAATTAGTGACACTCCTACTCTTCGATTACCTGAACTTTTTGCCAAATTACCTCAATATATCCAACAGCTTCGGGATATGAATTTTATAGTAGTGGGAGTGGTGACTCGTAAGAATATAGGGTATACGAATAATGGTAGGTCCAAGTATATCAAAATGCAAATCTCAAATTTTCATACAGATATCatgttattattatacGACGAGGCTCAGCAAAAACATTTTAAAGTTCATACTGGATCTCTCATTGCAATTATGAATCCGGAGATATTAGACGCCAATTACCAAAGATACGATAAGAAGAAAGGTTCTTATAGTTATTTTATGCTTAAAGTCGCTAGCCACACTAGTATAATTGAGTATGCAAGGGCCAGAGATGTTGGTACATGCCTCGGAAATGGGAAGACACCATGTAAGCAATTGGTTAATTTGAGGGAATCCAGGTACTGCCCGACCCACCAAGAGCAGAAGATTGATAGAAATGCATCTAATAGGAACGAGATGGGATCAAACTATAGAACTTTTGCTcctgttgatgaaaagggTAATAAGCAAGTCATGGTTGTTACAGAAAGGCAGATCCAAGCTTATGATTTAGCCCAGTCACATTCAGTAAAGGCAAGCGGATTAGCGATTGAAAAGGCACCCAAAAATGTGCCTTTGGCTCCTGGAAAATTTGCCAATAAGATGGTTGTCACTGACTTCTCAAATCCTATcacaattgaaaacatgaaaaccaaagaggaaaaaaacaggCATCATTTTACCTCTTTTTCTGCCAGTAATGCTTTTCTGAATGACGCTGTCAATAAAAACGCATTGAGGAAACAAGAGGAACAGCACGAAATCGATCAGAAGTtactgaagaaaaaaatggataTCGATGTGTCTCTCAAACGCAAGCACCAAAAATCACTAGAAGCATtggaaatgaagaagagattgAAGGTACAGTCCTTAGAAAGAATGAGAACCTTATCACAGGCTACAAAGACGGAGAAATCGTTAAGGAAAGATAAAAAACTAGTGGAGAAGCTAAAGAAGGAAAGACATGAGATACAAAAACATGTTGATCTTGTTAAGGTGAAGAAAACGGATGTAGATGTAGCAAACACAACAAACCGAATTGTTATTAATACTACTGCTCACGAGGTAACCTTGAGCAGTGACGAGGATAGCGATCTAGAAATTGACATGTAG